TACTGGCTGTAAAATCTTTTGCCCATGTTTATGTGGGCAATTCTAAGACTTTCAGAACCTTCACCGCCCATCATCTCGTCCATGTACTCGTGATCTTCCTCCAACATTAGTTCCATAAAGTAATCTCCAAGGATTTCAAATTGGTCATCAGTTATCTGAGCATAAGGTATTTTCTGTTCTAAGATTTCTATAGCTTCTGAGAAATCTTCATGCGAGTCTGAATCAGCAATTACAAATGAAAGTGTCAATAAAACTATTAAACTAGCTAAGATTAGTTTCTTCATTTATATCTCCAAATTTAATATACTAATTTTTAAGTATATAATCTTAATGGCTATAATGTTTAATATAAATTGATTTTATTTTTTATATTACAACTCTTTTCTTAGATAAAATAATTTCGTTGATTTTATCCTTGTATCAGGCCCTTTATATTGGATAAAGATAGTAAAATTATTAACCAAACCTGACCCTATCAATCTTCTCTTTAATCGCATCAATCACGATTGGATCGTCATTCCACGCCCCGAGATTAATAACATCAATACAATTTGGCACTTCACATTTAGAAACAAGCTCAGGAAGATCACACATGCTATGTATACTATCTGCACTAATTGCAGCTGAAAAGTAAAATATCTTCTCAACTCCATTTTGTACTAATTTTTGAACTGCCTCTGATGTACAAGGCTCTCTAAACTCCATCCATGCAAGATCTAAATTCTTACGGTCGTATCCATCTTTAACAAATAATTCTAAAACATCTGTTCTAAATTTTATCTCCTGCTCTGTTTCTGTCGGCCATTCAATGTCCCACTCTTTTGGCTGCCCGTGACCAACAAGCAAAACTCCAACTTTTTTCTTATCAGCTTTTCCAAGATTTTTCTTTACTCTTTC
This Methanofastidiosum sp. DNA region includes the following protein-coding sequences:
- a CDS encoding ferrochelatase encodes the protein IKFIPLLIRPIFLYMLRKKYIHVGFSQHKKTHEKMMKSLEEKFRKEGDKKTKFYLSFLEDEPRPDAAVITALNEGASRIIVSEIFLTISNHTAEGKELVRKINFDDYGVSIAFTGPLWDSKTLQGMFIERVKKNLGKADKKKVGVLLVGHGQPKEWDIEWPTETEQEIKFRTDVLELFVKDGYDRKNLDLAWMEFREPCTSEAVQKLVQNGVEKIFYFSAAISADSIHSMCDLPELVSKCEVPNCIDVINLGAWNDDPIVIDAIKEKIDRVRFG